Proteins from a single region of Hymenobacter aquaticus:
- a CDS encoding T9SS type A sorting domain-containing protein, whose amino-acid sequence MCQRLLRLSLGAALISASALPQPVAAQAPAKQWDKSLGGTSAESLGAAQPTTDGGFILGGNSGSSISGDKTQAGRGGTDYWLVKLDANGNKMWDKTFGGPDNEHLVAVQQTRDGGYIVGGRSTSGIGGDKTQANKGGADYWVLKLDANGTKLWDRSFGGLYTDALSAVQQTSDGGYLLLGGSNSNSSPDKTQPAISSSYDYWIVKLDANGTKLWDKTYGGGGHDNANSLTLTRDGGAILGGFSNSDAWADKTQDSRGHYDGWVVKIDALGNKQWDRTLGSYAYEEIVGVQQAPDGGYLLAAISTSGIGGDKTQENNTLGISDYWIVKLDATGQKIWDRSFGGSANEDARTVQLTSDGGLLVGGLSSSGISGSKTQASRGVTDYWLINVDGAGNLRWDLTLGGAALDQCIAITSPQSATDNGLLIAGTSDSGISGDKTQPSYGNSDFWIVKLRGTTLSARARAGTRQELRVSPNPAHGQVTLHLPEQAPRIHLRLALMDATGRTVCRQSVAAGGGKVPFEVSQYPAGLYVLRLEGPNGYLATQRLELN is encoded by the coding sequence ATGTGCCAACGTTTACTCCGCCTCTCACTGGGCGCTGCTCTTATTAGTGCGTCTGCCCTACCGCAGCCCGTTGCGGCCCAGGCGCCCGCCAAACAGTGGGATAAGTCCCTGGGTGGTACCTCCGCGGAATCCTTGGGGGCCGCGCAGCCCACAACCGACGGCGGCTTTATCCTGGGCGGCAACTCAGGTTCATCCATCAGCGGAGATAAAACCCAGGCCGGCCGCGGGGGCACCGATTACTGGCTGGTAAAGCTCGACGCCAACGGCAATAAAATGTGGGATAAAACCTTCGGCGGACCCGACAACGAGCACCTGGTGGCCGTGCAGCAAACCCGCGACGGGGGCTATATTGTGGGGGGCCGCTCTACCTCCGGAATCGGGGGCGACAAAACCCAAGCCAACAAAGGCGGTGCTGACTACTGGGTGCTGAAGCTCGATGCGAATGGCACCAAGCTCTGGGACCGGTCGTTCGGAGGCCTGTACACCGACGCGCTGAGCGCCGTGCAGCAAACCAGCGACGGGGGCTACCTGCTCCTCGGTGGCTCCAATTCGAACAGCAGCCCCGACAAAACGCAGCCCGCCATATCTAGCAGCTACGACTACTGGATAGTGAAGCTTGACGCGAATGGCACCAAGCTTTGGGATAAAACCTACGGCGGTGGTGGCCATGATAACGCCAACAGCCTGACGCTGACCCGCGACGGCGGCGCCATTCTGGGCGGCTTTTCCAACTCCGACGCCTGGGCCGACAAAACCCAGGATAGCCGCGGCCACTACGATGGCTGGGTAGTGAAAATAGATGCCTTGGGCAACAAGCAATGGGACCGGACGCTGGGTAGTTACGCCTACGAGGAAATTGTGGGCGTGCAGCAAGCCCCCGACGGCGGCTACCTGCTCGCGGCCATCTCGACCTCCGGCATCGGCGGCGATAAAACCCAGGAAAACAATACTTTAGGAATATCCGATTACTGGATCGTGAAGCTGGATGCTACCGGCCAGAAAATCTGGGACCGCAGCTTCGGGGGCAGCGCCAACGAGGATGCCCGCACGGTGCAGCTAACCAGCGACGGGGGCCTGCTGGTGGGCGGTTTGTCGTCGTCGGGCATCAGCGGGAGCAAGACGCAGGCCAGCCGGGGCGTGACTGACTATTGGCTTATCAACGTGGATGGGGCCGGCAACCTGCGCTGGGATCTGACCCTCGGTGGCGCAGCCCTGGATCAGTGTATTGCTATTACCAGTCCGCAGTCTGCCACCGATAATGGGCTGCTCATCGCCGGCACCTCTGATTCGGGCATTAGCGGCGACAAAACTCAGCCCAGTTATGGCAACAGTGATTTCTGGATTGTAAAGCTGCGCGGCACCACCCTCTCAGCGCGGGCGCGGGCCGGCACCCGGCAAGAGTTGCGCGTATCGCCCAACCCGGCGCACGGGCAAGTTACGCTGCATCTTCCGGAGCAGGCTCCGCGCATCCATCTGCGCCTCGCGCTGATGGATGCCACGGGCCGCACCGTGTGCCGCCAATCAGTGGCAGCGGGTGGTGGGAAAGTACCTTTCGAGGTAAGTCAGTACCCGGCGGGGCTGTACGTATTGCGCCTGGAAGGGCCCAATGGTTACCTGGCAACCCAGCGCCTGGAGCTGAACTGA
- a CDS encoding PAS domain-containing sensor histidine kinase produces MLSPPDYQALFEALPDLHLALTPELIIVAASAGAARVAGRPLAALLGQAAPAALAGSALDVLPEALARVRARGAADEATSGGWYHRAWPVLGAAGEIRYFLYRAEAVRPAATPAVQTLLDTLPVVVWLSGPAGLAGSQCRGWLAYTGYGADQARDLGWLTAVHPDDQARARQCWTQALAEGREYALEYRLRRHDGAYRWQLVREVPTHDAAGHLVSWTGTMLDIQEQKEAQQRLADQDRHLQQILSQVPAHIATLLGPDHVYGFLNEKGNQLFGGNVRLGTPAALAVPALVTNGYIKLVDEVYRTGEPFRLSEMPLTQPPAPDGSVATLYFDGVFQPLTDEQGQTQGILVFGIDVTERVLAKQRTAELMEEIREQDAQFRTMVESVPLFVYITDAAGRMLYINPQRYAFTGQAPDPAFRHWQEALHPDDWRQLRADFIRGRKLGQAWSGEYRLRRHDGEYCWQLLRIVPLRRPDGTVTRWYGSSIDIDEQKRRQHQQRREDQRLRQILGQAPAILATVEGPDHRYAFFNDSHQQLLANRAELGQPLAALAPELVEQGFVARLDHVYQTGETFVGHEVPLQPLGQPECFLDLTLQALRDEQGAVAGVLTFAVDSTERVRARRSAGALAAEVSRRDMRLRRMTEALPAVSFICAADGTLEYLSPQWYHYTGQKSELTGRDIFTALVHPDDQPALRQALREVFSQGRPWDFEYRLRRHDGQYRWQLSRGVAEFDAEGQALRWYGTMVDNHEQKELQNELRRSEEKFRFMADSTPAIIWTGTPEGAIDYCNRPFLDYTGLRPADSMGPGWLQAVHPDDVATTAAHWQRSVSTGHEYEVQHRLRRHDGHYHWQLVRALPLRDAEGRILKWYGSSIDVQNQREMQQQLQARNEQLARTNTDLDNFVYTASHDLRQPIDNMAGIFEELTRTAYFRDPEAIKLITMFERALQQIHQTIHDLSDVVQLQRRHALVPAEAVALEPLTREVIGSMQEQGNEVGARFELDFRAVPTVHFVRANLQSILYNLLSNSLKYAAPGRPPRVRIFTSLLDGVPVLTVADNGQGIDLERHGTELFQLFRRFHEDVEGSGMGLYLVNRMVQLNGAWLEVDSTVGVGSTFRIFFRSYENVPDK; encoded by the coding sequence ATGCTTTCCCCCCCCGATTACCAAGCCCTGTTTGAAGCCTTACCGGACCTGCATCTGGCCCTGACGCCGGAGCTGATTATCGTGGCGGCTTCGGCCGGGGCCGCCCGCGTGGCCGGCCGGCCGCTGGCGGCCCTGCTGGGGCAGGCAGCCCCCGCCGCCTTGGCCGGCTCTGCCCTCGACGTGCTGCCCGAGGCGCTGGCCCGCGTCCGGGCACGGGGAGCCGCCGACGAGGCTACCAGCGGCGGCTGGTACCACCGCGCCTGGCCGGTGCTGGGCGCGGCCGGCGAGATTCGCTACTTCCTGTACCGGGCCGAGGCGGTGCGGCCCGCGGCTACTCCGGCCGTGCAGACCCTGCTCGATACCCTGCCGGTGGTGGTGTGGCTCAGCGGCCCCGCGGGCCTGGCGGGTTCTCAGTGCCGGGGCTGGCTGGCCTACACCGGCTATGGGGCCGACCAGGCCCGGGACCTGGGCTGGCTGACGGCCGTGCACCCCGACGACCAGGCCCGCGCCCGCCAGTGCTGGACTCAGGCGCTGGCCGAAGGGCGCGAATATGCCCTGGAATACCGCCTGCGCCGCCACGATGGAGCCTACCGGTGGCAGCTGGTGCGGGAAGTGCCCACCCACGATGCCGCCGGCCACCTAGTTTCCTGGACCGGTACCATGCTGGATATTCAGGAGCAGAAGGAGGCCCAGCAGCGCCTGGCCGACCAGGACCGCCACCTCCAGCAGATCCTGAGCCAGGTGCCGGCCCACATTGCCACGCTGCTGGGCCCCGACCACGTGTATGGCTTTCTGAATGAGAAAGGCAACCAGCTGTTTGGCGGCAACGTGCGGCTGGGGACGCCCGCCGCGCTGGCCGTGCCCGCGCTGGTTACCAACGGCTACATCAAGCTTGTCGACGAAGTATACCGCACCGGGGAGCCGTTTCGGCTTTCGGAAATGCCCCTGACGCAGCCCCCGGCCCCTGACGGCTCGGTGGCCACTCTGTATTTCGACGGGGTATTCCAGCCCCTGACCGACGAGCAGGGCCAGACCCAGGGCATTCTGGTGTTCGGCATCGACGTGACGGAGCGGGTGCTGGCCAAGCAGCGCACGGCCGAGCTGATGGAGGAAATCCGGGAGCAGGACGCGCAGTTTCGCACGATGGTCGAGTCGGTGCCGCTGTTCGTCTACATCACCGACGCCGCGGGCCGCATGCTCTACATCAACCCCCAGCGCTACGCCTTCACCGGGCAGGCGCCCGACCCGGCGTTTCGGCACTGGCAGGAAGCCCTGCACCCCGACGACTGGCGGCAGCTGCGCGCCGATTTTATCCGGGGCCGCAAGCTGGGCCAGGCTTGGAGCGGGGAGTACCGCCTGCGCCGCCACGATGGGGAATACTGCTGGCAACTGCTACGAATCGTGCCCCTGCGGCGGCCCGACGGTACCGTGACCCGCTGGTACGGCTCCAGCATCGACATCGACGAGCAGAAGCGCCGGCAGCACCAGCAGCGGCGCGAAGATCAGCGCCTAAGGCAGATCCTGGGGCAGGCGCCGGCCATTCTGGCTACGGTAGAAGGGCCCGACCACCGCTATGCGTTCTTCAACGACAGCCACCAGCAGCTACTGGCCAACCGGGCGGAACTGGGGCAGCCCCTGGCCGCGCTGGCGCCCGAGCTGGTCGAACAGGGCTTCGTGGCCCGGCTCGACCACGTGTACCAGACCGGCGAAACCTTCGTGGGCCACGAGGTGCCGCTCCAACCCCTGGGCCAGCCCGAGTGTTTCCTGGACCTGACCCTGCAGGCCCTGCGCGATGAGCAGGGGGCCGTCGCCGGGGTGCTCACCTTCGCCGTCGACAGCACCGAGCGGGTGCGGGCCCGCCGCAGTGCCGGGGCGCTGGCCGCCGAAGTAAGCCGGCGCGACATGCGCCTGCGCCGCATGACCGAAGCCCTGCCGGCCGTCTCGTTTATCTGCGCCGCCGATGGCACCCTGGAGTACCTGAGTCCGCAGTGGTACCACTACACGGGCCAGAAGTCCGAGCTGACCGGCCGGGATATTTTTACCGCCCTGGTGCACCCCGACGACCAGCCCGCCCTGCGCCAGGCGTTGCGGGAAGTTTTCAGCCAGGGCCGGCCCTGGGATTTTGAGTACCGCCTGCGCCGCCACGACGGGCAGTACCGCTGGCAGCTAAGCCGGGGCGTCGCCGAGTTTGACGCCGAGGGCCAGGCGCTGCGCTGGTACGGCACGATGGTCGATAACCACGAGCAGAAGGAGTTGCAGAACGAGCTGCGCCGTAGCGAGGAAAAGTTTCGGTTTATGGCCGACTCAACCCCGGCCATCATCTGGACGGGCACCCCCGAAGGCGCCATTGACTACTGCAACCGCCCCTTTCTCGACTACACCGGCCTGCGCCCCGCCGATAGTATGGGCCCGGGCTGGCTGCAGGCCGTGCACCCCGACGACGTGGCCACCACGGCGGCCCACTGGCAGCGCAGCGTGAGCACGGGCCATGAGTATGAGGTGCAGCACCGGCTGCGCCGCCACGATGGGCATTATCACTGGCAGCTGGTGCGGGCGCTGCCCCTGCGCGACGCCGAGGGTCGCATCCTGAAATGGTACGGCTCCAGCATCGACGTGCAGAACCAGCGCGAGATGCAGCAGCAACTGCAGGCCCGCAACGAGCAACTGGCCCGCACCAACACCGACCTGGACAACTTCGTGTATACCGCCTCCCACGACTTGCGGCAGCCCATCGACAACATGGCCGGTATCTTCGAGGAGCTCACCCGTACGGCCTACTTCCGCGACCCAGAAGCCATCAAGCTCATTACCATGTTTGAGCGGGCCCTGCAACAGATTCACCAAACGATTCACGACCTCTCCGACGTGGTGCAGCTCCAGCGCCGCCACGCCCTGGTGCCGGCCGAGGCCGTGGCCCTGGAGCCCCTGACCCGGGAAGTTATCGGCAGTATGCAGGAGCAGGGCAACGAGGTCGGGGCCCGGTTCGAGCTGGATTTCCGGGCGGTACCGACCGTGCATTTCGTGCGGGCCAACCTGCAAAGTATCCTGTACAATCTGCTCAGCAACTCCCTGAAATATGCCGCGCCTGGCCGCCCGCCCCGGGTCCGCATCTTCACCAGCCTGCTCGACGGCGTGCCGGTGCTGACCGTGGCCGACAACGGGCAGGGCATCGACTTGGAGCGGCACGGCACGGAGCTGTTCCAGCTGTTCCGGCGCTTTCACGAGGACGTGGAAGGCTCGGGTATGGGGTTGTACCTGGTCAACCGCATGGTGCAGCTCAACGGGGCCTGGCTCGAGGTCGACAGCACGGTGGGCGTCGGCTCCACCTTCCGGATCTTCTTCCGGAGCTATGAAAATGTGCCTGACAAGTAG
- a CDS encoding LTA synthase family protein, whose translation MRNRFAFQPRYFLFWLVFFVAAKATFLLYHASKVAGLPTGSLARIFAYGLRLDASATAYLSVLPFVLFAVGSALPARFFPQRLLRFYTAVLGVVVAFFTVADLELYRAWGFRLDATPLQYLNSPGEMAASAGSAPLLLLTGILAALLGLGWWLYNKIVGPVPALPAHFGRPRAVLASVLYLALLIVPLRGGVQQIPINQSDVYFSTVPFANHAALNVPWNVANSALLTDGGPNPYQFMPDSVAARTVRQLYAPASAQPDTTRLLRTTRPNVLFIILESFTGKLVASTGGEVGVTPNLDSLARTGVLFSNLYAAGDRSQKGLVALLSGYPSQPATSIIKYPRKTEQLPHLCRSLEQVGYKSHYYYGGELAFANMKSYLVAAGYDGFTERADFPTRQQNSKWGAHDHVLFDRVLRDLKTQPSPFFVTAFTLSSHEPFEIPIPRKFQGTDETALFRNSVYYTDWALGRFLRQARQQPWWDNTLLVLVADHGHTLPGNDPNESFRKFRIPLVLAGGALRPEARGLVIDRIGSQTDVATTLLNQLRLPSGSYTWSHDLLRPLRRPFAFYCFTDGFGMVTPAGTVTYDNVPHHIIAQDSTVLGNQQLHQGQAYEQVSFGEFLGK comes from the coding sequence GTGAGAAACCGCTTTGCCTTCCAGCCCCGCTACTTTCTGTTCTGGCTGGTGTTCTTCGTCGCGGCGAAGGCTACGTTTTTGCTGTACCACGCGTCGAAAGTAGCGGGGCTGCCCACCGGCAGCCTCGCGCGCATCTTTGCCTACGGTCTGCGGCTCGACGCGTCGGCCACGGCCTACCTGAGCGTGCTGCCGTTTGTGCTCTTTGCCGTGGGCAGTGCCCTGCCCGCCCGCTTCTTTCCCCAGCGCCTGCTGCGCTTCTACACGGCCGTGCTGGGCGTGGTGGTGGCCTTCTTCACCGTCGCTGACCTGGAGCTGTACCGGGCCTGGGGCTTCCGCCTCGACGCCACGCCCCTGCAGTACCTGAACTCGCCGGGCGAAATGGCGGCCTCGGCCGGCAGTGCGCCCCTGCTCTTATTAACGGGTATTCTGGCCGCGCTGCTGGGGCTGGGCTGGTGGCTGTATAACAAGATAGTGGGCCCGGTGCCGGCGCTGCCCGCGCACTTTGGCCGCCCCCGGGCCGTGCTGGCCAGCGTGCTGTACCTGGCTCTGCTCATCGTGCCCCTGCGCGGGGGCGTGCAGCAGATTCCCATCAATCAGAGCGACGTATACTTCTCCACGGTGCCCTTTGCCAACCACGCGGCCCTGAACGTGCCCTGGAACGTGGCCAACTCGGCGTTGCTGACCGACGGCGGCCCCAACCCCTACCAGTTTATGCCCGACTCGGTGGCCGCGCGCACCGTGCGCCAGCTCTACGCGCCGGCCAGCGCCCAGCCCGACACCACGCGCCTGCTGCGCACCACCCGGCCCAACGTCCTGTTCATTATTCTGGAAAGCTTCACCGGCAAGCTCGTGGCCAGCACCGGTGGCGAAGTGGGCGTGACGCCCAACCTCGACAGCCTGGCCCGCACCGGGGTGCTGTTCAGCAACCTCTACGCGGCCGGCGACCGAAGCCAGAAGGGTTTGGTGGCTTTGCTCAGCGGCTACCCCAGCCAGCCGGCCACCAGCATTATTAAGTACCCGCGCAAAACCGAGCAGCTGCCCCACCTGTGCCGCTCCCTGGAGCAGGTCGGCTACAAGTCTCACTATTATTATGGAGGCGAGCTGGCGTTTGCCAACATGAAAAGCTACCTGGTGGCGGCCGGCTACGACGGCTTCACGGAGCGCGCCGACTTCCCCACCCGCCAGCAAAACTCGAAGTGGGGCGCCCACGACCACGTGCTGTTCGACCGGGTGCTGCGGGATCTAAAAACCCAGCCCAGCCCGTTTTTCGTCACGGCCTTTACCCTGAGCAGCCACGAGCCGTTTGAGATTCCGATTCCGCGCAAGTTCCAGGGCACCGACGAAACGGCACTGTTCCGCAACTCCGTGTATTATACCGACTGGGCCCTGGGCCGCTTTCTGCGCCAGGCCCGGCAGCAGCCCTGGTGGGACAACACCCTGCTGGTGCTCGTGGCCGACCACGGCCACACCCTGCCCGGCAACGACCCGAACGAGAGCTTCCGCAAATTCCGGATTCCGCTGGTGCTGGCCGGCGGGGCGCTGCGGCCCGAAGCCCGGGGCCTGGTCATCGACCGGATTGGCTCCCAAACCGACGTTGCCACTACCCTGCTCAACCAGCTGCGCCTGCCCAGCGGCAGCTACACCTGGAGCCACGATTTGCTGCGGCCCCTGCGCCGGCCCTTCGCCTTCTACTGCTTCACCGACGGCTTCGGCATGGTCACGCCCGCCGGCACCGTGACGTATGACAACGTGCCCCACCACATCATCGCCCAGGATTCGACGGTGCTTGGCAACCAGCAGCTGCACCAGGGGCAGGCCTACGAGCAGGTGTCGTTCGGCGAGTTTCTGGGCAAATAG
- a CDS encoding NAD(P)H-quinone oxidoreductase has product MSLVNTIVISRPGGPEVLLLQPQPRPVPAPHQVLVKVRAAGVNRPDVLLRQGKYGGAEDVTGLVPGLELAGTVEECGAEVIRWHPGDAVCALLPAGAYAEYAVVDARHCLPVPPGWTMTQAASLPETVFTVWHNVFQRGGLQPGETLLVHGGSSGIGITAIQLAKALGAEVLATAGSEEKCRACQELGAARCVNYKAEDFAEAFRTTGADVILDMIGGDYIPKNLGLLRDDGRLVFINAMRGPTAEFNALDVMRRRLTITGSTLRPRSAEFKAALAAEVEKHVWPLLAAGSFRPVIYRTFPLAEAAAAHQLMESSEHIGKIVLEVDA; this is encoded by the coding sequence ATGTCGCTCGTAAACACCATCGTCATTTCCCGCCCCGGCGGCCCCGAAGTGCTGCTGCTCCAGCCGCAGCCCCGGCCCGTGCCCGCTCCGCACCAGGTGCTGGTCAAAGTCAGGGCCGCCGGCGTGAACCGCCCCGACGTGCTGCTGCGCCAGGGCAAGTACGGCGGGGCCGAGGACGTGACCGGGCTGGTGCCGGGCCTGGAGCTGGCCGGCACGGTGGAGGAGTGCGGCGCCGAGGTAATCCGCTGGCACCCCGGCGACGCGGTGTGCGCCCTGCTGCCGGCCGGGGCCTACGCCGAATATGCCGTGGTGGACGCCCGGCACTGCCTGCCCGTGCCCCCCGGCTGGACCATGACCCAGGCCGCCAGCTTGCCCGAAACCGTGTTTACCGTGTGGCACAACGTCTTTCAGCGCGGCGGGCTGCAGCCCGGCGAAACCCTGCTGGTGCACGGCGGCAGCAGCGGCATCGGCATCACCGCCATTCAGCTGGCTAAGGCCCTGGGCGCCGAGGTGCTGGCTACGGCCGGCTCCGAGGAGAAGTGCCGGGCCTGCCAGGAGCTGGGCGCTGCCCGCTGCGTCAACTACAAGGCCGAGGACTTTGCCGAGGCCTTCCGCACCACCGGGGCCGACGTGATTCTGGACATGATTGGCGGCGACTATATCCCGAAAAACCTGGGGCTGCTGCGCGACGATGGGCGGCTGGTGTTCATCAACGCCATGCGCGGGCCCACCGCCGAGTTCAACGCCCTGGACGTCATGCGCCGCCGCCTGACCATCACGGGCAGCACCCTGCGCCCCCGCAGCGCCGAGTTTAAGGCCGCCCTGGCCGCCGAGGTCGAAAAGCACGTGTGGCCCTTGCTGGCCGCCGGCAGCTTCCGGCCCGTCATTTACCGCACGTTTCCGCTGGCCGAAGCCGCGGCGGCCCATCAGCTGATGGAAAGCAGCGAGCATATCGGCAAAATCGTGCTGGAAGTAGACGCCTGA
- a CDS encoding GNAT family N-acetyltransferase: MAHLLDNPIWHALTTGNQHLALGSASARCFPPEVGPLAGLQDNRATDLTCLLDLVPAGQPVVLFTPGPLPLTDAWQPLAQKDLLQLVYSRPAPAPQPGPVLRPLTQQHVPAMLALTALTNPGPFRSRTIELGTYYGIFDGARLVAMAGHRLRPEPYAEVSAVCTHPEYLGRGYAGLLVGQLLREMQAAGHRPFLHVLATNTGALALYQRLGFQLRRQLQVYYLQRATR, from the coding sequence TTGGCACACCTTCTCGACAACCCGATTTGGCACGCGCTGACGACCGGCAACCAGCACCTGGCCTTGGGCAGCGCGTCGGCCCGGTGCTTTCCGCCGGAAGTGGGGCCCCTGGCGGGCCTGCAGGACAACCGCGCCACCGACCTGACCTGCCTGCTCGACCTCGTGCCGGCGGGCCAGCCGGTGGTGCTCTTCACCCCCGGCCCGCTCCCCCTGACCGATGCCTGGCAGCCGCTGGCCCAGAAAGATTTGCTGCAACTGGTGTATTCCCGGCCCGCCCCCGCGCCCCAGCCGGGCCCGGTCCTGCGGCCCCTGACCCAGCAGCACGTGCCGGCCATGCTGGCCCTGACGGCGCTAACCAACCCCGGCCCGTTCCGGTCCCGCACCATCGAGCTGGGCACTTATTACGGCATCTTCGACGGGGCGCGGCTGGTGGCTATGGCCGGGCACCGGCTGCGCCCCGAGCCGTACGCGGAAGTTAGCGCCGTGTGCACCCACCCCGAGTACCTGGGCAGAGGCTACGCGGGCCTGCTGGTCGGGCAACTGCTGCGGGAAATGCAGGCGGCGGGCCACCGGCCGTTTCTGCACGTGCTGGCTACCAACACCGGGGCACTGGCCCTCTATCAGCGGCTGGGCTTCCAGCTTCGCCGGCAATTGCAGGTGTACTATCTGCAACGAGCCACCAGGTAA
- a CDS encoding glutamine synthetase III family protein codes for MAILRFKALELVDQRKPQAVVTSDERRSDSFGKNVFNLDAMRATMPGEYFKKLQAAIKQGSPVERSVADAVASAMKTWAMAKGATHYTHWFQPLTGSTAEKHDSFFDLNSDGRPVENFKGSALVQQEPDASSFPNGGIRNTFEARGYTAWDPTSPAFIIETAGAKTLCIPTIFVAYTGEALDYKAPLLKSLAALEQAAVDVCQYFDKDVNRVSTTLGIEQEYFIVDKALFDARPDLVMTGRTLFGHAPAKGQQLEDHYFGSIPSRVHAFMLEFEEEANRLGIPLRTRHNEVAPNQYECAPTFEDANLAVDHNQLLMDIMDRVAEKHNLKVLLHEKPFSGVNGSGKHNNWAMSTDTGVNLLAPGRRPKENLQFLAFFITTIKAVHRYGDLLRASIASASNDHRLGANEAPPAIMSVFVGSQLNSVLDELERTAKLPLDKGDNIYLKLGIDKIPAILLDNTDRNRTSPFAFTGNKFEFRAVGSSANCSSSMTVLNTIVAEQLIEFKESVDALIEQGKKKEVAIVEVLREYVISSKNIRFEGNGYSDEWKEEAEKRGLSNIPTTPQALDALVREDAADLFARHNIFSHVELHARHDILLEDYMKKIQIESRVMGDLAVNHIIPTAVAYQTKLITNVRGLRELGLDDELSQVTVDTIKAISRHISTIKTQVDEMINARKVANKIEDTRERAIAYCDTVKVHFDTIRRSVDKLELMVADEDWPLVKYRELLFRH; via the coding sequence ATGGCAATTCTCCGCTTCAAAGCTCTTGAGTTAGTCGACCAGCGCAAGCCGCAGGCCGTTGTTACTTCCGACGAGCGTCGCTCCGACAGCTTCGGCAAGAACGTGTTCAACCTGGACGCCATGCGCGCTACCATGCCGGGCGAATACTTCAAGAAGCTGCAAGCCGCTATCAAACAAGGCTCGCCGGTGGAGCGCTCCGTGGCCGACGCCGTGGCTTCGGCCATGAAAACCTGGGCTATGGCCAAGGGCGCCACGCACTACACGCACTGGTTTCAGCCCCTGACCGGCTCGACGGCCGAGAAGCACGACTCCTTTTTTGACCTGAACTCCGACGGCCGCCCGGTTGAGAACTTTAAAGGTTCGGCCCTGGTGCAGCAGGAGCCCGATGCCTCGTCGTTCCCCAACGGTGGCATCCGCAATACCTTCGAGGCCCGCGGCTACACCGCCTGGGACCCGACTTCCCCCGCCTTTATCATCGAAACGGCCGGCGCCAAAACCCTGTGCATCCCCACGATTTTCGTGGCCTACACCGGCGAAGCCCTCGACTACAAAGCCCCGCTGCTCAAGTCGCTGGCGGCTTTGGAGCAGGCCGCCGTGGACGTGTGCCAGTACTTCGACAAGGACGTGAACCGCGTGAGCACCACGCTGGGTATCGAGCAGGAGTACTTCATCGTCGATAAGGCGCTGTTCGACGCCCGCCCCGACCTAGTGATGACCGGCCGCACGCTGTTTGGCCACGCCCCGGCCAAGGGCCAGCAGCTCGAAGACCACTACTTCGGCTCCATTCCGAGCCGGGTGCACGCCTTCATGCTCGAGTTTGAGGAGGAAGCCAATCGCCTCGGTATTCCGCTGCGCACCCGCCACAACGAGGTGGCCCCCAACCAGTACGAGTGCGCCCCCACCTTCGAGGACGCCAACCTGGCCGTGGACCACAACCAGCTGCTGATGGACATCATGGACCGCGTGGCCGAAAAGCACAACTTGAAGGTGCTGCTCCACGAGAAGCCTTTCTCGGGCGTCAACGGCTCGGGCAAGCATAACAACTGGGCCATGAGTACCGACACCGGCGTGAACCTGCTGGCACCCGGCCGCCGCCCCAAGGAAAACCTGCAGTTCCTGGCCTTCTTCATCACGACCATCAAAGCCGTGCACCGCTACGGCGATTTGCTGCGCGCCAGCATTGCCTCGGCTTCCAATGACCACCGCCTCGGCGCCAACGAAGCCCCCCCGGCCATCATGTCGGTGTTCGTGGGCTCGCAGCTGAACTCGGTGCTGGATGAGCTGGAGCGCACGGCCAAGCTGCCGCTCGACAAAGGCGACAACATCTACCTCAAGCTCGGCATCGATAAGATTCCGGCCATTCTGCTCGACAACACCGACCGTAACCGCACCTCGCCCTTCGCCTTCACCGGCAACAAGTTCGAGTTCCGCGCCGTGGGCTCGTCGGCCAACTGCTCCTCGTCGATGACGGTGCTCAACACCATCGTGGCCGAGCAGCTCATCGAGTTCAAGGAGTCGGTAGACGCGCTGATTGAGCAGGGCAAAAAGAAGGAAGTGGCCATCGTGGAGGTGCTGCGCGAGTACGTTATCAGCTCCAAGAACATCCGCTTCGAAGGCAACGGCTACTCCGACGAGTGGAAGGAAGAAGCCGAGAAGCGGGGCCTGTCGAACATCCCGACCACGCCCCAGGCCCTCGACGCCCTGGTGCGCGAAGATGCCGCCGACCTGTTTGCCCGCCACAACATCTTCTCGCACGTGGAGCTGCACGCCCGCCACGACATCTTGCTGGAAGACTACATGAAGAAAATCCAGATCGAGAGCCGCGTGATGGGCGACTTGGCCGTGAACCACATCATCCCGACGGCCGTGGCCTACCAGACCAAGCTCATCACCAACGTGCGCGGCCTGCGCGAGCTGGGCCTCGACGATGAGCTGTCGCAGGTGACGGTGGATACCATTAAAGCCATTTCGCGCCACATCAGCACCATCAAAACTCAGGTGGATGAGATGATCAACGCCCGCAAGGTGGCCAACAAGATTGAAGATACCCGCGAGCGTGCCATTGCGTACTGCGACACGGTAAAAGTACATTTCGACACCATCCGCCGCTCCGTCGACAAGCTGGAGCTGATGGTGGCCGATGAGGACTGGCCTTTGGTAAAGTACCGCGAACTTCTGTTCCGGCACTAA